Within the Mycobacterium gordonae genome, the region GGAAACAGCAGCTCGATGACGCGGGCCGCCCAGATGGTCTTCACCTGCAGCCCACCCTCCGGGGCGATGCCGGCAGGTAACGCCATCTGGAAGTCCTGGGCCATCACCGGCGCGTTGCCGGCCAACATCGCCACCTCCGCCGCACTGGCGAATTGCGGCGCCGCGACCGACGGCGCCGATGTCTGGCTTGTCGGCGGCGGCGCTGCGGCCGAGGGGCTGTCGGCGCAGCAGGGGGTGGTGTGTTTGGTGTCCTGGGCGTAGATCATCCCCCCGGCCAGCACCAGAGAGACCGCGATTGCCAACCAGCGGCCCCAGCCTTTCGCTTCGGCGTCCTTGCCCACCTGGAGCACTCTAGTGTCGTGTGGGGCGGATGTGGCGCGCTTCGCCGGGTTGTCGCCGTTTCCGGGGCTCAGTCACGGCTCAGTTGCGCCCCGGCAGCTTCATCACGGTGCGCACGATGGGCAACAGCGACTTCTGCCAGAGCGTCGAGGGCAGTCCGAATGGCGGGTCGAGGTTGAATACCCGTGCGGTCGCAATGGTCTGCGACTCGGTGTACTTCAGCAACCCTTCGGGGCCGTGCCTGCGGCCGACGCCCGACTGGCCCATTCCGCCCATCGGTGCACTCAGGCTGCCCCAGGCGAATGCGTACCCCTCGTCGACGTTCACCGTCCCGGAGCGTAGTCGGGCGGCGATCTGCTGACCCTCGGCGGGCGTGCGGGCCCACACGCTCGCGTTCAGACCGTATTCGGTGTCGTTGGCCTTTTCCACGGCCTCGTCGACGTCGGCCACCGGGTAGATCGAGACCAGCGGACCGAACGTCTCGTTGGCCGCGCATTCCATCTCCGGTGTGACGTCAGTGAGTACGGTGGGCTCGTAGAACAGCGGACCGATGTCGGGCCGCGCCTTGCCGCCCGCGATCACCTTGGCGCCCTTGGAGGTTGCGTCGTCCACGTGTTCTGACACGGTCTTGAGTTGGCCTTCGGAGATCAAGCTGCCCATGTCCACGGAGAAGTCGTATGCGCTGCCCAGCTTCATGCTGCGCACGGCGTCACCGAACTTGCGGGTGAACTCGTCGGCGACGTCCTTCTCGACGTAGATCCGTTCGATAGAGATGCACAGTTGGCCCGCGTTGGAGAAACAGGCGCGGGTCGCCGCCTTGGCGGCTTTGTCCAGGTTCGCGCCCCGGGTGACGATCATGGCGTTCTTGCCGCCCAGTTCGGCGGAGAACCCGATCAGTCGGCGTCCGGCGTGCTCGGCGAGATGGCTGCCGGTTTGGGTGGAACCGGTGAACATCAGGTAGTCGCAGTTCTCCGTGATAGCGGTCCCAACCACCGCACCGGGGCCCGGCACGAT harbors:
- a CDS encoding succinic semialdehyde dehydrogenase, with the translated sequence MPAPSAEVFDRLRQLAAIKDVNERPTKTIEEVFTGKPLTTIPVATADDVTAAFAQARAAQVEWAKRPVSERIDVIRRYRDLVIENRDFLMDLLQAEAGKARWAAQEEIVDLMANANYYVRVTAKLLKPQKVQALLPAIGKTTVGYQPKGVVGVISPWNYPMTLTASDSVPALLAGNAVVLKPDSQTPYCALACAELLYQAGLPRALYAIVPGPGAVVGTAITENCDYLMFTGSTQTGSHLAEHAGRRLIGFSAELGGKNAMIVTRGANLDKAAKAATRACFSNAGQLCISIERIYVEKDVADEFTRKFGDAVRSMKLGSAYDFSVDMGSLISEGQLKTVSEHVDDATSKGAKVIAGGKARPDIGPLFYEPTVLTDVTPEMECAANETFGPLVSIYPVADVDEAVEKANDTEYGLNASVWARTPAEGQQIAARLRSGTVNVDEGYAFAWGSLSAPMGGMGQSGVGRRHGPEGLLKYTESQTIATARVFNLDPPFGLPSTLWQKSLLPIVRTVMKLPGRN